GTTGCGAATTGATGAAAGATTTTGACGAAGCTTGGCTGAAGCACCGAACAGCCTGCGAAATCGCAAAGATGCTGCTTGAACAGGGAAAGCTTTCTGTAGCCGAGATCTCTGCTGTTACGAAACTTTCAGAAAAAGAAATTAGCGAACTATAATGTTGAAGGTACATTCCACAAAGAAATAACCTAAAATAGGCAATCTATTTTAGGTGTTTTTTTTGAAGGATTAGCGATGGAGAGGAATTATTTTTTCTTAATACGGAAAACGGGTTGACCTTTAGAATTTTTCCCTTCTTCAAAATACTCTGTAGCGCGAATTAGAGAAGGCCATTTTGCATAACCAAAATTCTTGGGACTTAACGAAATCAAGTGGTTAATCTGTTGAGATATTTTTGATGCTAGCGCCCAACCATCATCTTCCGCTTCTTCATTTATCGCTTTACGAATGGCGTTCATAATTTTAGTATGACCGCGCAATTTATTGCGATCCCATTTCTCGATATTGCTAGTCGCTTCATCCGTTTCCGTAGGCTTCTTGAACTTGTCAATATAAATGAAGGAATTACATGAATCAATGAACGGTTGCGGAGTCTTTTCTTCGCCAAACCCAATTACTTGTTTTGATTTGGCCCTGAGCTTCATGGCAAGCGGCGTAAAATCCGAGTCGCTGCTCACAATGGCGAAAATGTCGATGCTTTCTGTGAACAGGAGTTCCATCACGTCAATAGTCATAGCGAGGTCGGTTGCATTCTTCCCTTTCGTATAGGGAAACTGCTGTATCGGCTGAATCGCGAACGGATGCAAGACCTCTTCCCAGGGATTGTTCCCCTTCCAGTTGCCGTACGCCCTGCGGATACTCGTCTCCCCGAACTTGGAGAGTTCTTCCATAATGCCGTAAATGGCATCTGCCTTAGCATTGTCGCAGTCGATAATTAGGGCAATTTTCTTTTCAGTGTCCATGTTAGGGAATATATAAAAAGTTTTGCGTTAACGAATGAAAAAATAAAGTATTTTGTGTAATAGAGGAAAAAATATGGACAGTAAAAAGAAATTCTACATAGCATTAAAGGCTATGCTAAAAAACAATGATGCTTTAGAAGACGAAAAAATACCCATAGAAGACCATCCTCATACAACATTCATAAGGTACCTTATCAATAGAACTAGATGCCTGTATGATTCAAAAAAATTGAAGCCAATCCATTTCTTAAGGATTCCGTTTGAAATAGCCAACGGACATGGGGAAGGTATTGACGAGAAAACTCAAAAGAAGTATAAAGAGTATTTAGATGAACTATTGAAACACTATAAAACTAACAAAAAATGGAACATCGCTGCACATATTGAATCCTTGCGTCAGCTAAAGGAAACGTCTAGAGTTTTCAATTTCAAAAAAGAGCGTACCCAAAAAGAGTGGGGAGGATGGTATCCTAACGAATGGCGAAAAAAACATCCTGATAGTTGGGAGTCAAATATAGACGATTATCAAAACATAGCGAAGGAATTTCGATTTGCCCACTCGCTCGCTCTATTTGCCAATTCGTGCAAAGATCAACAAAAATCTGCAAAGGATAAATACCCGTTATATTATTTGGGTATAATACAGGCAAAGGATATCTATTGTAATGAACCACGTAAGAATACGGAACTAGACACTTTACGGAAAACACTCGAAACTCCGTATTCCGAAAAAATACCATTTGAATTCTTTGAAAAAAATCTAGAGTTATTTTCGCCCTATTACCTTACACCCCCAGAAATGGATACTTTTTTTAAATGGGCAATCTGTCATTGTGTTCATAACAACAAAAATCCGCATCTTCCCTTCTTGAAGGAACTATGGACCTTAGGAAAATTGTTTAAAGTACACTGTTTTCACTTTGATTTCCTAGATACCGCAGGAAGCAAAATAAATGACCATTTGTACGTAAAAATAAAACAATTGAAAGAATACCTTATCAATGGAGCACTCATTTTTCCTCCAAACGATTATAGTATAGAGAATGACTTTTCCAAAATGATACGCTTTCTGGGAAGAGAATTTCCCATTGATTCCATTATTGCACTCACACAAAACCTGTTCAGCTTTGACAAAGAGTATCGTGATGCACAAAAAGTGGTAAATACCGGCCTGTTAGAAAAAAACAAAGCGTTAATTGACGAAAAAAAGACATCTCTATCCATATTAGATTGGTTG
This window of the Fibrobacter sp. UWH4 genome carries:
- a CDS encoding NYN domain-containing protein; protein product: MDTEKKIALIIDCDNAKADAIYGIMEELSKFGETSIRRAYGNWKGNNPWEEVLHPFAIQPIQQFPYTKGKNATDLAMTIDVMELLFTESIDIFAIVSSDSDFTPLAMKLRAKSKQVIGFGEEKTPQPFIDSCNSFIYIDKFKKPTETDEATSNIEKWDRNKLRGHTKIMNAIRKAINEEAEDDGWALASKISQQINHLISLSPKNFGYAKWPSLIRATEYFEEGKNSKGQPVFRIKKK